A single window of Flagellimonas maritima DNA harbors:
- a CDS encoding carboxypeptidase-like regulatory domain-containing protein: protein MRIALFFVVSCYTLSLCGQQVTMVSGTVLAETTKNPVKHAVITIEGNTKEFSTDSNGVFQLRTSQMGEHIITIESLDFLPKNFAVQLNGKPIDLGVISLQKDITREKTDNLITLTDSDIAGDDESVTGSSGLLQSSRDIFLNRAAFDFGQAFFRVRGYDSSYGEVLLNGMPMNKFFDGRPQWNNWGGLNDVIRNQDFSNGLAINQFTFGGILGNTNIDTRPSKLRPGLRLSSSASNRTYTARAMASYSSGLKKNGLAYTFSSSRRWAKTGYVDGTLYDAYSFFGAVEYKLNQENSLVLTAILAKNRRGRSSALTKEVFDLVGNRYNPYWGIQNEQVRNSREREIFEPLFILNHFLQSDKLSLNTGVSYQFGINARSRLGYYNAPNPDPTYYRYLPSFNLNSPIGADFNNALLSKQGFLENPQIQWQQLYTANLNTANDGKAAYLLYDDVIENSQLTISSTAEYDINDGISIGAGVNLKTLSSENFAEIQDLLGADFHEDIDSFSNTLNDVDGNAIKTEGERFNYNYAIEASQLEAFGQINTNFNKWGVFVSASFSSFDVLRNGLFVNERFSENSFGNSEKISFSNFGLKSGVTYFLSGRHWLNIDGALINKAPTLQNIFINPRENNTTVPEIQTEKITTLDVSYFIRLPDVTGRITAFYSRFQNATDINFFFVDSGLGSDFVQEVITDLDRLHKGIELGLEYEVSSSVKLSLAGNLASYVYASNPFVSINFDTAGAAEDLIDPEGNIDLGIAKLKDLKLAQGPQTAFAFGVEYRSPKYWWVGVTANYLSDNYANISTITRTQSFLIDPDTGKRFPDATDENVAQILRQQKLDDFYLLNMVGGKSWIFNKKYISAFISVNNVFDEVFRTGGYEQSRNGNYGQLKQDNLSGTPSFAPKYWYGFGRTYFLNLAVSF from the coding sequence ATGAGAATTGCATTATTCTTTGTAGTGTCCTGTTACACTTTATCGTTATGCGGGCAACAAGTAACAATGGTTTCTGGAACTGTTCTAGCTGAAACAACAAAAAATCCCGTTAAACATGCCGTTATAACAATTGAAGGCAATACCAAAGAATTTTCTACAGATTCAAACGGAGTTTTTCAATTGAGGACCTCTCAAATGGGAGAACACATTATTACAATCGAATCACTTGATTTCTTGCCCAAAAACTTTGCGGTACAATTGAACGGAAAACCAATAGATTTAGGAGTTATTTCTCTACAAAAGGATATTACTCGGGAAAAAACCGACAATCTGATCACTTTAACAGACAGCGACATTGCAGGGGATGATGAATCTGTCACAGGCTCTTCAGGATTATTGCAATCCAGCAGGGATATTTTCTTGAACAGGGCAGCATTCGATTTTGGACAGGCTTTCTTTAGGGTAAGAGGCTATGATTCGAGTTATGGCGAAGTATTGCTGAACGGAATGCCCATGAACAAATTTTTTGACGGAAGGCCCCAATGGAATAACTGGGGAGGCCTCAATGACGTAATACGAAACCAAGATTTTTCCAATGGTTTGGCAATCAACCAATTTACCTTTGGGGGTATACTCGGTAACACCAATATAGACACCAGGCCTTCCAAACTTAGACCAGGATTGCGGTTGTCCAGTTCTGCATCCAACAGAACATATACGGCCAGAGCAATGGCTTCATATAGCTCAGGGCTAAAGAAAAATGGACTGGCCTATACGTTCTCATCATCTAGAAGGTGGGCCAAAACAGGGTATGTAGATGGTACTTTGTACGATGCCTATTCTTTTTTTGGCGCGGTGGAATATAAATTGAACCAAGAAAATAGTTTGGTATTGACCGCTATATTGGCAAAGAACAGGCGAGGTCGCTCCTCTGCACTTACCAAAGAAGTCTTTGATTTGGTAGGAAATCGGTACAATCCCTATTGGGGAATCCAAAACGAACAAGTCAGGAATTCAAGGGAACGTGAAATTTTTGAACCACTATTTATTTTAAACCATTTTTTACAGTCTGATAAGCTCAGTTTAAATACGGGTGTCTCCTATCAATTTGGTATAAACGCAAGAAGTAGATTGGGGTATTATAATGCACCAAACCCAGACCCTACATATTACAGATATTTGCCAAGCTTTAATTTAAACAGTCCTATCGGTGCTGATTTTAACAATGCCTTGCTTTCAAAGCAGGGATTTCTGGAAAACCCCCAAATTCAATGGCAGCAATTGTATACAGCCAATTTAAATACAGCCAATGACGGAAAAGCGGCCTATTTGCTTTACGATGATGTAATAGAAAATAGCCAATTAACAATATCAAGTACTGCCGAATATGATATCAATGACGGTATAAGTATAGGTGCTGGAGTTAATTTAAAAACATTGTCGTCAGAAAATTTTGCAGAGATTCAAGATTTATTGGGAGCTGATTTTCATGAAGATATTGATTCTTTTTCCAACACTTTGAACGATGTTGACGGAAACGCAATTAAAACAGAAGGGGAAAGATTCAATTACAACTATGCAATAGAAGCATCCCAACTGGAAGCTTTTGGTCAGATAAATACAAATTTCAATAAATGGGGCGTTTTTGTATCTGCTTCGTTTTCCAGTTTCGACGTATTGCGAAATGGACTTTTTGTAAATGAGCGTTTTTCGGAAAACTCTTTCGGGAATAGTGAAAAAATATCTTTTTCAAATTTTGGGTTGAAATCGGGGGTTACGTATTTTTTATCCGGAAGACATTGGCTAAATATCGATGGCGCACTTATAAATAAAGCTCCTACATTACAGAACATATTTATAAATCCAAGAGAAAACAATACAACGGTTCCAGAAATCCAAACAGAAAAGATAACGACATTGGATGTGAGCTACTTTATAAGATTGCCTGATGTAACAGGAAGAATCACTGCATTTTATTCTCGTTTTCAAAACGCTACGGACATTAATTTCTTTTTTGTGGATTCTGGACTGGGCTCAGATTTTGTCCAAGAAGTAATTACTGATTTGGATAGGTTGCACAAGGGAATCGAACTTGGTTTGGAATATGAGGTTTCTTCCAGCGTAAAATTATCGTTGGCAGGTAACTTGGCAAGTTATGTATACGCGAGTAATCCCTTTGTTTCGATAAATTTTGATACAGCAGGTGCTGCAGAGGATTTGATAGACCCAGAAGGAAATATAGACCTAGGGATTGCCAAACTAAAAGATCTAAAATTGGCGCAGGGTCCGCAAACGGCATTTGCTTTCGGAGTCGAATACAGAAGTCCAAAATATTGGTGGGTAGGGGTTACAGCTAATTATCTGTCAGATAATTATGCAAATATTTCAACAATTACGAGGACCCAAAGTTTTTTGATTGACCCAGATACCGGAAAGCGTTTTCCAGACGCAACTGATGAAAATGTAGCCCAAATATTAAGACAACAGAAATTGGATGACTTTTATCTTTTGAATATGGTTGGAGGGAAATCTTGGATATTCAATAAGAAATACATCAGTGCATTTATAAGCGTAAACAATGTGTTTGATGAGGTTTTTAGAACGGGAGGCTACGAGCAGAGCAGAAATGGAAATTACGGACAGTTGAAACAGGACAACCTTAGTGGAACACCCTCTTTTGCCCCCAAATATTGGTACGGCTTTGGAAGAACATATTTTCTGAATCTAGCCGTTAGTTTCTGA
- a CDS encoding endonuclease/exonuclease/phosphatase family protein: MHFLRYLLVILFVPLFSNSQKTYKVRTVAFYNVENLFDIVNDSLVFDNGRTPEGRYQWTQEKYERKIKHISSVISKIGSETTGTSPDIIGLCEVENRGVLEDLIHHANLTNKDYGIVHFDSPDMRGIDVALLFKKSAYLPTSFKSHRLLLFDAMGDRIYTRDQLVVGGIMDDEAFYFIVNHWPSRRGGAVKSKPNRIKAALLNKRIIDSIQQLDFNAKIIAMGDFNDDPRDDSLKRILKTSDHVTSQDTLELYNPMEKLYKKGLGSLAYRDKWNLFDQFFMTANLVSQNKETYSYWKAGIYSPAYLKTKKGRFKGYPFRSFSGTNYTGGYSDHFPVYLHLIKAFSDFSPEDDSHTRGNDMN; encoded by the coding sequence ATGCACTTTTTACGATACCTACTAGTAATCTTATTCGTACCGCTTTTTTCTAATTCCCAAAAAACATATAAGGTAAGAACCGTTGCTTTCTACAATGTTGAAAATCTTTTTGATATCGTGAACGACAGCTTGGTCTTTGACAACGGGCGTACTCCTGAAGGGAGATATCAATGGACACAAGAGAAATACGAGCGAAAAATTAAACATATCTCCAGTGTTATCTCTAAAATAGGTTCGGAAACTACTGGCACTTCTCCTGATATCATTGGCCTATGCGAAGTTGAAAATAGAGGTGTTTTGGAAGATTTGATACATCATGCCAATCTTACCAACAAGGATTATGGAATCGTTCATTTTGATTCTCCTGATATGCGCGGAATTGATGTAGCATTATTGTTCAAAAAATCAGCCTATTTACCTACATCTTTTAAGAGCCACAGACTTTTATTGTTTGATGCAATGGGCGATAGAATTTACACGAGAGACCAATTGGTCGTTGGTGGAATTATGGATGATGAAGCATTCTATTTTATTGTAAATCATTGGCCATCAAGACGGGGCGGAGCAGTCAAAAGCAAGCCCAATAGGATTAAAGCCGCCTTATTGAACAAAAGGATTATAGATTCCATACAGCAACTGGACTTTAATGCTAAAATCATTGCGATGGGCGACTTTAATGACGACCCGCGCGATGATAGTCTAAAAAGAATTTTGAAGACGTCTGACCATGTAACATCACAAGACACCCTAGAACTTTATAACCCTATGGAAAAACTATATAAAAAAGGATTGGGGTCCTTGGCCTATAGAGATAAATGGAATCTTTTTGATCAATTTTTCATGACTGCCAATCTCGTCAGCCAAAACAAAGAAACATATTCATACTGGAAAGCCGGTATTTATTCCCCTGCATACCTCAAAACAAAAAAGGGAAGATTTAAAGGATATCCCTTTAGGAGTTTTTCGGGAACCAATTACACAGGAGGATACAGCGATCATTTTCCTGTTTATCTACACTTGATCAAAGCCTTTTCAGATTTTTCTCCAGAAGATGATTCCCACACACGGGGGAATGACATGAATTAA